The sequence CACTAAAAATTGTAAGTGGAGCCAAATTGTGTTGAGCATGAGTCTTCACGTTTTCCTTTACCCTTGCCCTTTACCAACCCCTTCGGCTTTGCCTTTGTTTTTGAGTTACACTTGGACTTTTGTTTACCTTCAGAAAGATCATAATGTGCGATGTAAGTTGATCTAGTATGTCCATATTCTAAGCAACGACTGCATTTTCTTTTAGATTTGAAATTGTCTTTGTCCTCTCCTTGGGACGGTATACGAGCAGTACTCTTCGGTCTACCCGATTGTCGCTTTGTAACCAATGGCGGTAGGACGGTTTGTAGGTGTCCTGGATCTATCCATTCAGAAATATGATCTAGCGGGTTAATATCTTCCATGTATGCCGACTTGTACGTTTCAGTGTGGAAATACTTCTGAACATGTGTAGTAACGTTACGTAGGACAAAATACCTTGCTACTGCCATTACATGTCCACATGGTATACCGGAAAACTGCCATTGTTTACATGTGCAAGTTTTATCTTGTAGATTGACTTTACCGCCCTTTTTCATATCCAATACCTCAAACTTAACTTGTGATATCGGTTTGACAGTCCAACTAATAGACTTACGATTTCTTTTACCCAGCTTACGCTCTGCATATGGTGTGACAGGTGTTGTTAAACCATCAGCAGTGTTTCGGTGTTCCCAAAACCATTGTTGAACTGAAGCTCTAAAGAATTCAAGAAGCATTGTAATCGGGAGTTTCCTCGCATGAACTGACAGTGCGTTCATTGACTCTGCACTATTAGAAGTTAGGTAAGCATACCGAACACGATCTGCATGATGTCTAGACCATCTGTTGAGGCCAACAGTAGTGAGTGTACGTGCACTGTCTGGGATACGTCGTGCTAGTATACCATAGTGGTGATCAAAATTGGATTTTCTATACGCTTTGCACATTTTCCAGTAGTGTCACTTGTAACTTTTAACCCTTTTAGACACACTTTTGAGGTTTCCCAACAAATGTCTAGCACATAGTGcatgaaatacttctggaaatacgTTTGATATGCCAGCAGCTATTGCAGGTGCCCTGTCAGATATAATGGTAAGATTAACAATACAACACCCCGAAGACTGTAGAGAGTCTCTTAGATTACCAAAAAACCATGTCCAATGATCGGTGGTCTCTCCTGCTCCAATACCGTAGGCTAATGGAAGGATTCCATTGTTAGCATCCATAGCGACAGCAATCAAGTTAGTCCCCAAGTAACGACTTTTTAAATGAGCCCCATCGACTATGATTACTGGTCGTGCATAGTTAACAAACGAACGTGTCTGCATATTAAAGTATTGAAACATTATTTTTAAATACGAGTTAAATTAATAAGTAAATAAAGAGAGCATTAAACATACCGCTGCATCAATGGACATGTAACTCATAACAAATCTGCCTTTGTTGTCTGTTCGAATGTTGGTTACACTACCTGGATTAGACAATCTAAGATTATATAGATAATTAGGTAGTATTTGAAAGGAATCTTCAAGACTACCCCTCAACATCTCAATTGCGTAACATTTGGCTTTCCATGCTTGGTGGTATGATAGACTTATTTTAAATCGCGCCGACATATCAGTCCTTATATCATTCGGTCGATAGACACGACCTTCTTGTTTCATCACCTCTTTCAGTATATTCCCTAGGACCTTCTTGGTGGCATGCTTATtgttcggaagaatttgggtatttGAGCACGTGTGTAGATCATTCAACTTCCGTACTTGAAAGTTGTTGCTATCTTGTATACACCTAGCAGTAATTTGCCATGAACAATTTGGTGATATGCATGTAGCTGTATACCTTGACTTGTCTGAGTACTTTGGTTTTATCTGAAACCCTTCAGTAACACACTTTGTACGTAATTGCATAAGAAAATCTTCCTTGTTTTCGAAAGTCTGATTCAATTTAACTAGATCTGAGGTTTCATATATTTTCATTTATCTAAGTTTCATTTTGGGTTGGGTGTTCGACAGTAATGGTGGCATGTTCAAAAATATATCATCTGGTTGGGGATTATACTTAATTGGCTGGTCATAAGTTTGTGTTTGGTCGACGTATTCATCTTCGTATTCATCATCACTATCAGGAACATCATCCTCATCAACTATGTAGTTAGAAAAAGGGTGTTTTGTTGGTTTTATTGGATTCACATTTTCCATATCATCATGCTTAGATCCGCTTTGATCAGATGTAGGTAGGTCAACGATGTAAGGATCTTCGTTACCTTCAAAAGGTGGTTGTTTATCATTCAACAAATTGGTGTATTGTATTTGTTGATTGATTTCATCTGTGGTTTGAGTTTGTAAGTTGAACTGATTTACAGATTGATTTTGAAGGTTCGAATTATTTGTGTATAGATGTGGTTGGTTGTACTGATCAGTGTATGGGtggtgtaggttgaactgattgttACTTTGGTGTTCTAGGTCGTACTGATTGATGGTTGAATGTTGTAGGTTGAACTAATTGATGGATGACTGTTGTCGGTTGAACTGATTATTGTATGGAtgatgtaggttgaactgattattggatTGCTGAGataggttgaactgattattggatggatgattaaggttgtactgattattgtaaggattttgtaggttgaactgattattggtcggatgttgtagg comes from Rutidosis leptorrhynchoides isolate AG116_Rl617_1_P2 chromosome 4, CSIRO_AGI_Rlap_v1, whole genome shotgun sequence and encodes:
- the LOC139842002 gene encoding uncharacterized protein; this translates as MCKAYRKSNFDHHYGILARRIPDSARTLTTVGLNRWSRHHADRVRYAYLTSNSAESMNALSVHARKLPITMLLEFFRASVQQWFWEHRNTADGLTTPVTPYAERKLGKRNRKSISWTVKPISQVKFEVLDMKKGGKVNLQDKTCTCKQWQFSGIPCGHVMAVARYFVLRNVTTHVQKYFHTETYKSAYMEDINPLDHISEWIDPGHLQTVLPPLVTKRQSGRPKSTARIPSQGEDKDNFKSKRKCSRCLEYGHTRSTYIAHYDLSEGKQKSKCNSKTKAKPKGLVKGKGKGKREDSCSTQFGSTYNF
- the LOC139842003 gene encoding uncharacterized protein is translated as MKIYETSDLVKLNQTFENKEDFLMQLRTKCVTEGFQIKPKYSDKSRYTATCISPNCSWQITARCIQDSNNFQVRKLNDLHTCSNTQILPNNKHATKKVLGNILKEVMKQEGRVYRPNDIRTDMSARFKISLSYHQAWKAKCYAIEMLRGSLEDSFQILPNYLYNLRLSNPGSVTNIRTDNKGRFVMSYMSIDAATRSFVNYARPVIIVDGAHLKSRYLGTNLIAVAMDANNGILPLAYGIGAGETTDHWTWFFGNLRDSLQSSGCCIVNLTIISDRAPAIAAGISNVFPEVFHALCARHLLGNLKSVSKRVKSYK